The stretch of DNA CCACTTGTCGGGGTACCCGATCTTCGGCGTGAACTTCTCCAGCTTGCGCAGCGCGGCCTGCCGGGTCTCCGGGCTCATCCAGTCCAGATCGGAGATGTTGCGCCGGTACGCCTCCTGCAGATTCGCGACGAGTTCCTGCATGCGGGCCTTCGCGTCCGCCGGGAAGTGCCGCTCGACGTACAGCTTGCCGACGGCCTCGCCCAGCAGATCCTGGACCAGGGACACACCGCGCTTCCAGCGGTCACGAATCTCCTCGGCGCCGGTCAGCGTTTTCCCGTAGAACGCGAAGTTCTCCTCGACCAGGGCCTGCGTGAGATACGGAGCGCGGGAGCGGATGACGTTCCACGTCGCCCACGCCTTCCAGTCGTCGAGGTCCTCGGACGTCCACAGCCCGGTCAGGGTGGTGAGGTAGTCGGGCTGGCGGACCACGATCTCGGCGAACTGCTCCGGTGTACCCCCGAGCGCGCCGATCCACGAAGACCAGTCCAACCCGGCCGGCAGCTGGTCGAGGGTGAGCAGGTTGTAGCTCAGCTCGGCGTCGCGTCGTTTCACGACGTCCCAGTGGCCTGCCGCGATCTTCGTTTCCAGGTCGAACACGCGCTGGGCGTCGTAGTCGACACCGGCGAGGGCGAACATCTTCGCGATGTGCTCCACGTATGCGGCGCGGATCTCCGCGTGCTCGTCCTGGCGGTAATAGGACTCGTCGGGCAGGCCGATGCCGGCCTGACTGAAGTGGACGAGGTAGCGTGCGGAGTTCTTGGCGTCCGTGTCGACGTAGTGACCGACGGCGCCGCCGACCCCTGTGCGCTGCAGGCGGCCGACGACGGCGGCGAGGGCGGAGTGGTCGGCGGCCGAGGCCACGTCGGCGAGCTCCCCGGCGATCGGAGCGAGCCCGGCGGCCTCCACCACATCCGCGTCCATGAAGCTGCCGTACAGATCGCCGATGCGCTGCGCGTCGGTCCCCGCGGCAGCGCCGGAGCCAGCCGCGTCCTCGATGATGTTCTGGACGTCGACCTCGGCCTTGTCGTAGAGCGTGCGGAACGCGCCGTCGATCGCCCGGTCCGCGGGAATCTCGTATTCGTCGATCCACTTGCCGTTCACGTGGACGAACAGGTCGTCCTGGGCGCGGGTGTCGCTGTCGAGGTGGGTGAGGTCGATGCCGGAGCGCTGAGCCGTGGTCATGCGTTCCATCCTTACACCGTTCCGCGCCGACAGGTCCACCACTGCGCTCAGGGCGAAACAGGGAACCGGGGACCGGTCAGACGTCGATGCCGAGGTTGATCGCCGCGAGGTAGCCGTCCGACTGCTTGGCGACGGTCAGCATGCCGGCGTCGTCGTAGATGCCGTCGGTGGCGTTGGTCACGTTGTTCTCGCGCCCGGTGTGATCGGAGTACGGCGCCGCCGCGTACACCTCGGTCAGCAGGGCCTCGTCGAAGAACAGCTGGGTGGTGAGCACCGTCTTCTTGTCGATGTGCACCTTGAGGTGGATGTGGGTGGTCCGGCCCTGGTACCAGCCGGGGAAGACGGTGGTGAACTGGGCGATGCCATTCGCGTCGGTGGTCTGGGCGCCGCGCAGGTAGGTGCCGTCGTCTGTGGTGGTGGCCTCGCTGTCGCCGACGCTGTACGACCCGTCGGACGTCTCACCCGAACCGCCTGACATGTCGCCACCGGGACCGCCGGGGCCACCTGCGCCGCCGGGACCACCGGCCGGGGGCCGGCCGCCACCGGGTCCGCCTTCCGGCGGCTGGCCGCCACCGGGCGCACCGCCGAGGTCCGCGGCCTTCGAACCCGACTCGAAGCCGGAATACACGCCGCCGGCGTCGCAGTGCCAGATCTCCACGACGGCATTGCTCACCACCGCGGCGGAACCGTCCGCGGAACAGTTCGTCAGGTCCTGCACGCGCAGTGCGAGCTGCAGGTTCGTCCCCGGCCGGTCTTCGCGGATGTCGCTGCGGATGGAGTCGACGTCGAACCAGTACGGTCCCTGCGTCTCCTCGACGGCCATCACGCACTGCGGCGCCTGGTCGAGCAGGGCCGTCACGGCGTCCGCACTGCTGGTGGTGCCTGCGGCGGACGCGGTCGACGTGGCCGACGCCGACGTGCTGCTCCCGCTACCGCTGCAGGCGGCGATGAGCCCACCCAGACTCATCGTGCCACCCACCGCCAGCGCTCGGCGGCGGCTGACGCGCAGTCGGCTCTTCTCGACGTCCTTGTTCACAATAGGTACCTCTCCATGATCGGGCTGTGCCCCCGATCGTGGCGCACGAACCTGCGCGCGGCGTTCCGTCCGGCTGTGAACTTGCTGGGAACTCAGCCGCCGAGGCGCGCGTGCATCTCCCAGACGAGCACCTCGGCGCCGGAGTGCGAGGAGATCTGCTGGCCACCGGAGGCGCTCAGCCGAACGGCGTCGCCCTCGTACACGGTGCCGACCCCCTCCATCTCCGCGGTGCCGCGGGCGACGAAGACGTGGAGGAACGGCGCTTCGGGAAGGGTCACCGACGCGCCGGGGAAGAGTCGCGCGACATGCAGCGCCGCGTGCTTGTTGTTGATTCGGATCGCCGAATTGTCCTTGTACTGCGGCATTCCGGATGCAACGGGCACCAGCCCGCCCTTGAGGATCTCGTCCTCGATCTCGAGCTGTTCGTAACTCGGGGCGAGTCCGGGTTCGTCGGGTACCACCCACATCTGGACGAAATGCACCGGCTCGTGGTGCTGCTCACCGGCCACGCGCCAGCTGTCGTTCTTCTCGGAATGCATGATGCCCTTGCCTGCGCTCATGCGTTGCGCAAGGCCGGGATAGATGATGCCGGAGTGGCCGATCGAGTCCTGGTGGACGAGCGAGCCGCGCAGCACCCAGGTGACGATCTCCATGTCCTTGTGGGGATGGGTGTCGAATCCCTGACCGGGGAGCACCGTGTCGTCGTTGTTCACGAGGAGCAGTCCGTGGTGCGTGTTGTCGGGGTCGTAGTGCTGGCCGAAGGAGAACGAGTGCTTCGAATCCAACCAGGAAATCTTGGTTTTCAGCCGATCACCGGCGCGATGAACGTAGACGTGCGGTGTGGTGACTGCTGGCATATCGGTCCTCCTTCGGGTGGTACCCGGTCCAGAGTACGAGGTGCCGGCTGCGGGTATTCGCTAGACGGTGTCGATTGTGCATCGAATTCATCGCCTGCTCGTCGCGGTGGACGGGCCCGCTCGATCCTGAAATGGTGTTGCGTAGTGCGGCAATTGGAGGCCCTCCGCATCGTAAGGCACTGTTCGGCAACGGGTTTCGTCGACGGCCCAAACGCGTGAAAGACGGCCGTCCAGTTCGTACCGCCACGAATGCCCGCTTCCGCCGGGCCTGCGGCGTACAGTTCGAATTGTGCGTCCAGGAGTCGCAGGATTCCGGCACGTCGCACCCGGCGGAAGGAGCGTGATGAAGGCGAATCCGGATCG from Rhodococcus opacus B4 encodes:
- a CDS encoding M13 family metallopeptidase, with product MTTAQRSGIDLTHLDSDTRAQDDLFVHVNGKWIDEYEIPADRAIDGAFRTLYDKAEVDVQNIIEDAAGSGAAAGTDAQRIGDLYGSFMDADVVEAAGLAPIAGELADVASAADHSALAAVVGRLQRTGVGGAVGHYVDTDAKNSARYLVHFSQAGIGLPDESYYRQDEHAEIRAAYVEHIAKMFALAGVDYDAQRVFDLETKIAAGHWDVVKRRDAELSYNLLTLDQLPAGLDWSSWIGALGGTPEQFAEIVVRQPDYLTTLTGLWTSEDLDDWKAWATWNVIRSRAPYLTQALVEENFAFYGKTLTGAEEIRDRWKRGVSLVQDLLGEAVGKLYVERHFPADAKARMQELVANLQEAYRRNISDLDWMSPETRQAALRKLEKFTPKIGYPDKWRDYSAVTISRDDLVGNYRSGYAAEYDRDLAKLGGPVDRDEWFMTPQTVNAYYNPGMNEIVFPAAILQPPFFDAAADDAANYGGIGAVIGHEIGHGFDDQGAKYDGDGNMIDWWTDDDRTEFGKRTKALIEQYNAFEPKALPGHTVNGEFTIGENIGDLGGLSIAIAAYRIATNGSEPEVLDGLSGIQRVFFGWAQVWRTKARDAEALRRLAVDPHSPPEFRCNGVIRNLDTFHDAFDVQPGDALYLDPEERVKIW
- a CDS encoding pirin family protein, producing the protein MPAVTTPHVYVHRAGDRLKTKISWLDSKHSFSFGQHYDPDNTHHGLLLVNNDDTVLPGQGFDTHPHKDMEIVTWVLRGSLVHQDSIGHSGIIYPGLAQRMSAGKGIMHSEKNDSWRVAGEQHHEPVHFVQMWVVPDEPGLAPSYEQLEIEDEILKGGLVPVASGMPQYKDNSAIRINNKHAALHVARLFPGASVTLPEAPFLHVFVARGTAEMEGVGTVYEGDAVRLSASGGQQISSHSGAEVLVWEMHARLGG
- a CDS encoding intradiol ring-cleavage dioxygenase yields the protein MNKDVEKSRLRVSRRRALAVGGTMSLGGLIAACSGSGSSTSASATSTASAAGTTSSADAVTALLDQAPQCVMAVEETQGPYWFDVDSIRSDIREDRPGTNLQLALRVQDLTNCSADGSAAVVSNAVVEIWHCDAGGVYSGFESGSKAADLGGAPGGGQPPEGGPGGGRPPAGGPGGAGGPGGPGGDMSGGSGETSDGSYSVGDSEATTTDDGTYLRGAQTTDANGIAQFTTVFPGWYQGRTTHIHLKVHIDKKTVLTTQLFFDEALLTEVYAAAPYSDHTGRENNVTNATDGIYDDAGMLTVAKQSDGYLAAINLGIDV